Within the Catalinimonas niigatensis genome, the region CGTCTTATGAAGATTTCAAAGCCATGCTGCCTTAAATAAAAAGGTAAAGTTTATAGTAAAAAGGATAGCAGCACTGCTATCCTTTTTTATGAAGTATTATTAGGATTTGCCTGGATAAAGCCTCTAATTTTCTTCAAATACACTGATGATGGGGCGACCAATCCAGCAGGAAGGCTGCTGCACTCCAAAAATATAGGCAAGGGTTGCCGCGGTATCATAAGTCATGATATCATCCGGGATTTCAAAATCTGCTTTTACAGAAGGCCCGGCCATGATCCAGGGAATAGTAATTTCTTCAGGAGTATATCCTCCATGTTGCCTGTCAGTCCCTCCATGGTCAGAGGTCAGGATGACCAGCGTCTCTTCCAGTACTCCTTTTCTGCGTAAGCCACCCAATATTAGGTTGGTCAGGCGGTCTGCTTTTTCTACAGCATTCAGATATTCAATAGATCCCCATTGATAAGCGTGTCCGGCATGATCTACATGATCCAGATGCACAAACATTAGCGCAGGTGCGTATTCATATAAATAGGAGGAGGCCGCTTCGGCGGTACGGTTTTCCCCACGAGTATCTGCCAGCATATCCAGCACCCCTGGTTCAATCAGTCTACCAATGGTACTCCAGTCGTGAAAACAAGCCAGGTCGGCTTCTGAATACTGCTCTCTTACCAGCCTGAAAATCGTGGGCCACATCGTTCCGGGTTCTTCATCGCAAAGCACCTGATTACCTATGTCTTTGGGTCGCCATTCGTTGTCGGTGATCCCATGTTCTTCAGGAGAAGCACCCATGATCATGGAAGACCAGTTGGGACTGCTGCTGGATGGTAATACAGCCTGAGCTTTCAAAGAATAGGCTCCTTCCCGCATTAGAGAATCAAAGGTAGGTGTGTTGGCCTGCATCATGCCTTCCGGACTTAGTCCATCAATGCCTATCAATACCACATGTTTAATTCCAGGCAACATTTGAGCATGGCTGCTAAAGGTGATCGATAAGAGAAGCATGAGGCTTGTCACAAGTTTTTGCATAGATTTTTGGCTAATTACTGGTGTGACAAGGTAAAAATTTCTGCATGGATACTTATGGTATCTCGTGCTAAATTATTGTTAAATCTCTTAGAGGATTATTTTTTGTTGAACATTATTCAACTTTCATAAAAAATTGATAACATTAATTTAATCGTATGACATCTTTATTTATATTATCTTCAAGGACTTGATCAGAACTTATAAATAGCCAAGCAATATGATGCTAACAAACTCATAAAAGTAAAACGGCTAACGCTATTTAGGCATGGACAATGGACAAATCGTAAACTTTTAACCTTCAACCTCTAACTCATTCATGAGTTTTACCAACTTTCACGGACATACCCACTACTGCGATGGAAAGGGAACGGCTGCCGAATACGCTGATGCGGCGATAGCGCAGGGTATGCCTGTCTATGGTTTTTCTACCCACGCCCCACTTCCCTACGAAGTGCTGTGGACGATGAAGGAAGAGGAAGCTGAAAAATATGTGGCGGAAGTGGCGCAGGCTAAAGAAAAATACAAAGACCTTATTCAGATATATACCGGACTGGAAGTAGATTATATCCCTGAAACTGCCGGGCCAGGGCATGAGTGCATACAAAAGCTGGGTCTGGATTATACCATTGGCTCCGTGCATTTCGTAGATTTCTTTCCAAACGGTCATCCCTGGGAAATAGACGGGCAGCACACCTTATTTCTGGAAGGTCTGCAACAAATCTTTAAAGGCGATATTCAGCAAGCGATAAAACGTTACTACGCACTGATCAGAAAAATGGTGCAGGAAGATCCTCCGGATATTGTGGGTCATCTGGATAAGATCAAAATACAAAGCGAGGATGGCAATCTCTTCAGCGAGGAAGCTGACTGGTATCGGGATGCCGTGGAAGAAACATTGCAGGCCATTCAGGCGAGAGGCTTGATTGTGGAAGTGAACACCAGAGGAATGTATAAGAAAAAAACGATTGACCCTTATCCAGGTCCCTGGGTGCTGGAGCGTATGCGAACTTTGGATATTCCTATCATGCTTAATTCAGACGCACATCATCCCCGTGAAATTATAGCCTGCTTTGAAGAGACAGCAAAATTACTCTTAGACATAGGTTATAATCACTGCCGGATTCTGTTAAATGGAAAATGGCAGGATGTGGCTTTTACCATCAAAGGAATTGACTATGCATCCTCCTAAGTTTACAAACTGGCTTAGCCGTACTTCCAGCTGGGCCTTTTCTTTGTATGCGATTATGGCGGCTTTCTGTACCTACTCCTGCATGTATGCCTTTCGCAAGCCTTTTGCAGTGGCTACTTTCAGCGATCTTTCTCTTTGGGGCATAGATTATAAAATCTGGCTGATTACTGCTCAGGTATTTGGCTATACTTTGTCTAAATTTTTAGGTATCAAGATCGTATCGGAAATGAGTGGAAACCGGAGGGCAATTTCTATTCTAATCCTGATCGGGATTGCCGGACTGGCCCTTCTGCTTTTTGCCATTGTACCGCCTCCTTACAATATTCCTTTTCTTTTTCTCAACGGCTTGCCACTGGGCATGGTCTGGGGCTTGGTATTCAGCTATCTGGAAGGCCGCAAGCTCACAGAAATTCTGGGGGCGGGCTTGTCTATCAGCTTTATTTTCTCCTCAGGTTTTGTCAAGACAGTAGGCGCCTGGGTGATGCTGGACTGGGGTGTATCTAATCTCTGGATGCCTTTTGTCACCGGAATGCTGTTTGTACTGCCTTTGCTCTTTTTTGTATGGATGCTCAACCAGTTGCCTCCGCCCACCAGAGAAGATGAGCAGCTGCGCACCAAGCGCAAGCCGATGAATAAGGCCGAGCGCAGAGAATTTCTCCGGCTGTTTGCCCCCGGTATCATTCTGCTGGTGGTTGCTTATACTTTTCTCACGGCATTCCGTGATTTCAGAGATAATTTTGCCCGCGAAATCTGGATTTCTCTGGGCTATGGTGATGATGTGGCTATTTATACCGAAACCGAAGTGCCTATTGCTTTGGCAGTGCTCCTGATCATGGGTTTGCTGATGCTGATCAAAAGCAATACCAAAGCCCTCAATACCTATCATCTGCTCATTGGTTTTGGTTTCCTGCTGGTAGGAGCGAGTACCTTTGCTTTTGAGCAGGCCTGGATCAGTCCGTCGGTGTGGATGACGCTGGTAGGTTTGGGCCTGTACCTGGGCTATGTGCCTTTCAACAGCATCCTTTTTGATCGTTTGCTGGCTGCCTTTAAGTACGCTGGTACTGCCGGATTCCTGATTTACGTAGCTGATTCCTTTGGCTACCTGGGAAGTGTAGCTGTACTCTTCTACAAAAACTTTGGGCAATCGGAGTTGAGCTGGCTTCACTTTTTTATCAATTCCGCCTATGTGATGACCTTTGTAGGGAGTGCGCTAATGATCCTTTCTATGGTCTATTTCCGGCAGAGAGCTGCACAATGGCAAAGAGAAAGAGAAGAAATACCTGTCACAGCTCATCAGGAAATAATTGTTTAATTTATGAACCAGGACTTTGCTGCATTACAGGCCGGGCATATGATACAGTGTTGGTCTGCACAGGATGCTTATCAGCCACTGGAAGTGGAGAAAACCGAAGGTTGCTGGATATATACCAAAGACGGTCGCAAAATTTTTGACCTGCGCTGCGCACATGAGTGTATCAAT harbors:
- a CDS encoding DUF5690 family protein, which translates into the protein MHPPKFTNWLSRTSSWAFSLYAIMAAFCTYSCMYAFRKPFAVATFSDLSLWGIDYKIWLITAQVFGYTLSKFLGIKIVSEMSGNRRAISILILIGIAGLALLLFAIVPPPYNIPFLFLNGLPLGMVWGLVFSYLEGRKLTEILGAGLSISFIFSSGFVKTVGAWVMLDWGVSNLWMPFVTGMLFVLPLLFFVWMLNQLPPPTREDEQLRTKRKPMNKAERREFLRLFAPGIILLVVAYTFLTAFRDFRDNFAREIWISLGYGDDVAIYTETEVPIALAVLLIMGLLMLIKSNTKALNTYHLLIGFGFLLVGASTFAFEQAWISPSVWMTLVGLGLYLGYVPFNSILFDRLLAAFKYAGTAGFLIYVADSFGYLGSVAVLFYKNFGQSELSWLHFFINSAYVMTFVGSALMILSMVYFRQRAAQWQREREEIPVTAHQEIIV
- a CDS encoding histidinol-phosphatase, which gives rise to MSFTNFHGHTHYCDGKGTAAEYADAAIAQGMPVYGFSTHAPLPYEVLWTMKEEEAEKYVAEVAQAKEKYKDLIQIYTGLEVDYIPETAGPGHECIQKLGLDYTIGSVHFVDFFPNGHPWEIDGQHTLFLEGLQQIFKGDIQQAIKRYYALIRKMVQEDPPDIVGHLDKIKIQSEDGNLFSEEADWYRDAVEETLQAIQARGLIVEVNTRGMYKKKTIDPYPGPWVLERMRTLDIPIMLNSDAHHPREIIACFEETAKLLLDIGYNHCRILLNGKWQDVAFTIKGIDYASS
- a CDS encoding alkaline phosphatase — translated: MLLLSITFSSHAQMLPGIKHVVLIGIDGLSPEGMMQANTPTFDSLMREGAYSLKAQAVLPSSSSPNWSSMIMGASPEEHGITDNEWRPKDIGNQVLCDEEPGTMWPTIFRLVREQYSEADLACFHDWSTIGRLIEPGVLDMLADTRGENRTAEAASSYLYEYAPALMFVHLDHVDHAGHAYQWGSIEYLNAVEKADRLTNLILGGLRRKGVLEETLVILTSDHGGTDRQHGGYTPEEITIPWIMAGPSVKADFEIPDDIMTYDTAATLAYIFGVQQPSCWIGRPIISVFEEN